One Candidatus Gastranaerophilales bacterium DNA window includes the following coding sequences:
- the hydG gene encoding [FeFe] hydrogenase H-cluster radical SAM maturase HydG: protein MASLNTTFINEDKINDLINKKSTQNEINEILDKALKAQGLTLEETAALLNVENDETLEKLFKAAKTIKEKIYGKRIVLFAPLYAANVCTNNCLYCAFRRDNKNIERRVLTPQEVVEEAKAIMRMGHKRIILLTGEDYKDTGLDYLQEIMERIYKTKELNGEIRRINVNIAPLSTEDFKRLNTFGIGTYQLFQETYHQPTYKEVHPAGKKSNYEWRINAMDRAIEAGLNDLGIGPLFGLADYKFETLATLMHAQHMDKVCGVGPHTISVPRIEPAEGVEFSEHPPAQMSDKEFKKIVAIIRLAVPYTGLVLSTRETPQMRREIIELGISQISAASATNPGGYAVHKEATSQFTSGDTRSLEEMIIELCEHGFLPSFCTSCYRVGRTGKEFMEYAKPGLIHKYCQPNAISTFKEYIEDYGTEKIKEIGEKAIKQHLNEIEDPKMQAIAKRQLEEIAKGKRDLHV, encoded by the coding sequence ATGGCAAGCTTAAACACTACTTTTATCAATGAAGATAAAATAAATGATTTAATCAACAAGAAAAGCACACAAAACGAGATAAACGAAATTTTAGACAAAGCATTAAAGGCACAAGGCTTAACGCTTGAAGAAACAGCCGCATTACTTAATGTGGAAAATGATGAAACGCTGGAAAAATTATTTAAAGCAGCAAAAACAATCAAAGAAAAAATCTATGGGAAAAGAATAGTCTTATTTGCGCCGTTATATGCAGCCAATGTTTGCACTAACAATTGTCTATACTGCGCATTCAGGCGAGATAATAAAAATATAGAAAGAAGGGTATTAACCCCTCAGGAAGTAGTAGAAGAAGCTAAAGCCATTATGCGGATGGGTCATAAAAGAATAATCCTTTTAACAGGCGAAGATTATAAGGATACGGGGCTTGACTACCTTCAGGAAATCATGGAAAGAATTTACAAGACCAAAGAACTCAACGGCGAAATCAGAAGAATAAATGTAAATATCGCACCGTTAAGTACAGAAGATTTCAAAAGGCTAAACACGTTTGGAATAGGCACATATCAGCTTTTTCAGGAAACTTACCATCAGCCCACGTACAAAGAAGTTCATCCCGCAGGAAAAAAATCCAATTATGAATGGCGTATAAATGCTATGGACAGAGCAATAGAAGCAGGCTTAAACGACCTTGGCATAGGACCGTTATTCGGACTTGCCGATTACAAATTTGAAACTCTTGCCACCTTAATGCATGCCCAGCATATGGACAAAGTATGCGGAGTAGGTCCTCATACGATATCAGTACCGAGAATAGAACCTGCCGAGGGGGTAGAATTTTCCGAACATCCGCCGGCACAAATGAGCGACAAAGAATTCAAAAAAATCGTAGCAATTATTAGACTTGCTGTTCCTTATACAGGTTTGGTTTTATCCACAAGAGAAACACCTCAAATGAGAAGAGAAATTATAGAACTCGGCATTTCCCAAATTAGTGCCGCTTCCGCCACTAACCCGGGAGGTTACGCTGTACATAAAGAAGCAACAAGCCAGTTCACATCAGGAGATACAAGAAGCTTGGAAGAAATGATAATTGAGCTTTGCGAACATGGTTTTCTGCCAAGTTTCTGCACCAGCTGTTATAGAGTAGGCAGAACAGGCAAAGAATTTATGGAATACGCAAAACCCGGTCTAATTCATAAATACTGCCAGCCTAACGCTATTTCTACGTTTAAAGAATATATAGAAGATTATGGAACGGAAAAAATAAAAGAAATCGGCGAAAAAGCTATTAAACAACACTTAAACGAAATAGAAGATCCTAAAATGCAGGCAATTGCAAAACGTCAACTTGAAGAAATCGCAAAAGGCAAACGTGATCTTCACGTATAG
- a CDS encoding DNA-3-methyladenine glycosylase I → MLIMQEKKRCAWVPLKNPEYVKYHDEEWGVPVYNDKKFFEMLILEGAQAGLSWETILKKRKGYAKAFKGFDVNIVAAMSDDELQSLMQNPEIIRNRLKIFSARKNALAFINIQKEFGSFSNYIWAFVDNKPIVGNRQSISQVPAKTDISEKISKDLKKRGMSFVGATIIYSYMQAVGLVNDHTTDCWKFFAD, encoded by the coding sequence ATGTTAATTATGCAAGAGAAAAAACGTTGTGCCTGGGTGCCGCTTAAAAATCCGGAATATGTGAAATATCACGATGAGGAATGGGGTGTTCCTGTTTATAATGATAAAAAATTCTTCGAAATGCTTATTCTTGAAGGAGCGCAGGCAGGACTGAGCTGGGAAACTATTCTAAAAAAAAGAAAAGGTTATGCAAAAGCTTTTAAAGGGTTTGATGTTAATATTGTCGCTGCTATGTCAGATGATGAGCTTCAGTCATTAATGCAGAATCCTGAAATTATAAGAAACAGGCTTAAAATATTTTCTGCAAGAAAAAATGCTCTTGCTTTTATCAATATACAAAAAGAATTCGGCAGCTTTAGTAATTATATTTGGGCTTTTGTTGATAATAAACCTATTGTAGGTAACCGGCAATCCATATCACAAGTACCTGCGAAAACCGATATCAGCGAGAAAATTTCCAAAGATTTAAAAAAACGGGGAATGTCCTTTGTCGGCGCTACTATAATCTATTCCTACATGCAAGCTGTAGGGCTGGTTAACGACCATACAACAGACTGCTGGAAATTTTTTGCCGATTAA